A genomic region of Coregonus clupeaformis isolate EN_2021a unplaced genomic scaffold, ASM2061545v1 scaf0125, whole genome shotgun sequence contains the following coding sequences:
- the LOC121556492 gene encoding voltage-dependent calcium channel gamma-4 subunit-like, producing the protein MESKDRNSAAGMVCEKGIQILLTTVGAFAAFCLMTVSIGTDYWLYSRASICNSTRNHSDDPHNKDKKDPGALTHSGLWRICCLEGVKRGVCSQINHFPEDADFDHDGPEYVLRMVRASNIFPILSAILLLMGGVCIGLSRFYKHKRNIVLGAGILFVAAGLSNIIGVIVYISAALGDISPKKDEDKKWQYSYGWSFYFGGLSFIMAEMVGVLAVNIYIEKNKELRCRSRTDIFKGTTHAMLRLPSYRFRRRSRSSSRSTDPSRSRDPSPVGGGGGKNFGLPPSAMLSQGPMSVSTLPNPHSRSHTTLAGGDISLYTLSRDPKLAGLPPMYGTVDRATLYQLHNCFPKDGGGGGGGGGGGGGVMMSGTLPSLKSHNPSLSQNSSNSNAPMGNSVGSGPPPFSSSTVERERGMGTLDRLKGDRESNSNTLNRKTTPV; encoded by the exons ATGGAGTCGAAGGATAGAAACTCGGCGGCAG GGATGGTTTGTGAGAAGGGGATCCAGATCCTCCTCACCACCGTGGGGGCCTTTGCAGCCTTCTGCCTGATGACGGTTTCTATAGGGACGGACTACTGGCTGTACTCCCGCGCCTCCATCTGCAACAGCACCCGCAACCACTCGGACGACCCCCACAACAAGGACAAGAAGGACCCCGGAGCCCTCACCCACTCTGGCCTCTGGAGGATCTGCTGCCTGGAAG gggtgAAGAGGGGAGTGTGTTCTCAGATCAACCACTTCCCTGAGGATGCTGACTTTGACCATGATGGGCCTGAGTATGTTCTAC GTATGGTCAGGGCTTCCAACATCTTCCCTATCCTCAGTGCTATCCTGCTGTTGATGGGAGGGGTGTGTATCGGTCTCAGTCGTTTCTATAAGCACAAGAGGAACATCGTCCTGGGAGCAGGCATTCTCTTTGTGGCTGCAG GTCTGAGCAACATCATCGGTGTGATCGTgtacatctctgcagcactgggAGACATCTCCCCTAAGAAGGACGAGGACAAGAAGTGGCAGTACAGTTACGGCTGGTCCTTCTACTTCGGAGGCCTGTCCTTCATCATGGCTGAGATGGTGGGCGTTCTGGCCGTCAACATCTACATAGAAAAGAACAAGGAGCTTCGCTGCCGATCGCGCACTGACATCTTCAAGGGGACCACGCACGCCATGCTCCGCCTACCCAGCTACCGCTTCCGCCGTCGCTCCCGCTCTTCATCCCGCTCCACCGACCCCTCACGCTCCCGAGACCCCTCGCCggtggggggaggtggggggaagAACTTTGGTCTGCCCCCCTCGGCCATGCTCTCCCAGGGGCCCATGTCTGTGTCCACGCTGCCCAACCCTCATTCTCGCTCCCACACCACCCTGGCGGGGGGCGACATCTCCCTCTACACGCTGTCCCGCGACCCCAAGCTGGCTGGCCTGCCCCCCATGTACGGCACCGTGGACCGCGCCACCCTCTACCAGCTCCACAACTGCTTCCCcaaggatgggggaggagggggaggagggggtggagggggagggggagtgatGATGAGCGGCACGCTACCCTCTCTGAAATCCCACAACCCCTCACTGTCCCAGAATTCCTCCAACTCCAACGCGCCCATGGGCAACTCAGTGGGCTCGGGGCCCCCACCCTTCTCCTCGTCCACGGtggagagagaacgagggatGGGAACGCTGGACAGGCtgaagggagatagagagagcaacTCCAATACACTCAACAGGAAGACAACACCCgtgtag